A window of the Vespa crabro chromosome 8, iyVesCrab1.2, whole genome shotgun sequence genome harbors these coding sequences:
- the LOC124426303 gene encoding serine/threonine-protein kinase 10 isoform X3, whose amino-acid sequence MSFLSNLKKAFHFGGNDAKKKKLYNNIKMDCNPEEFWEMVGELGDGAFGKVYKAQHKQTHQLAAAKMCALEGEDDLSDFMIEIDILSECKHPNVVELHEAYFIEGKLWMLIEYCDGGAVDSIMVELEKALTEPQISYVCQHMVKGLAFLHKSKVIHRDLKAGNVLLTMAGGVKLADFGVSAKNKHTLQKHDTFIGTPYWMAPEVVLCETFRDNPYDFKVDIWSLGITLIEFAQMEPPNHEMSPMRVLLKIQKSDPPKLDQPGKWSKEFNDFIAKALIKDPTSRPTADELLKHPFINRNLDSKPIRDLLLEYKADVVEEELVDEEAEEQRTSQLPLELEQLGDDSASMRSDGDVKVAEKENLTPLPVSTKKEDSHKREMNRDGEKEDRSKKLRKTESKENMHALNEKKQAPKPPATAENNERRISRDKGPAPPPPSVRQDNKNDEKENCADLANKSSAMESLGQNKVKDDKQDRNLLSSQSVGVEMEQQKPNNKDQIKIGPSNKNDELDNVDKTNTTETVDKALFALSKSKSIEGKQKLIDNVNILTKKSSMDENRKSAPIKSTSSDEWVKPVYNKQSSLEEKNRFQSEASMEEQRKHEKYLIEDNLKNLEQKRKSVEDKLNAVLEKRITMDTQKRISTTSIETLKHTSDITSVTLSEKNSMKASSTENIKTDYGLNKVENILTSHSEGSSRNDSLENFPDDFEGKHQRTKWLNKEHRSKGDNRDDNKNYERQSSAVNVSVITSTPIRSRSTSRRSSADNIVVITGKPQSEQEVRSNRSTVRITADSPDPSNSLASNVSQVTVVTTHPPVLVDATATTPLLRRSSPTSEVVIVANETNKTQVNENSTDEDGFPSLDSLEYTPQEQPIILMDTSKRVGKKLDESEVIIVSPIVDELQDTSHVSVVTVGDDGERVKDSSISNKHNVVRTGSSHSNLSSIEQISSKSDSGDEISKTSMAVPGTTTEIMDHNDVERNSKKMNGMIKSERSIGHRIEDRVVTSTKQKDDYVKSSKEKRVSPDSFEGSRSQSDSGSTRSHTPSKSIDRSDAESISTTISQDSRGSNKENHLSHVQSTEGEEEVVLRRKSDYNRDVSRTPRTKEDIQMMNLKKKTRKRTRKFEIDGVVVTTTTSKVIYGDDENGKVYDDQIFRKQELRELKMLQKMEQKQFQDLSQKSQFNKDQQEKRFEQERQLLERGAEGDLETLARQQRQQIERAEGQQEADLRLASKKIRSEQERELKQFREGLKQELRLLKQEVDLMPKEKRKGAFKVRKEKLEAEHEDREKLFLEKLNESHEMSLRRLSDSHREKIALMERQFLQQKQQLMRAREAAIWELEERQIHERQQLLKRQLKDIFFLQRHQMLIRHEKELEQMKRMNQRKEDELIKRQTVERRNLPKRIRNEMKAREMMFRESMRISMSSAIASDPEAEREKLKKFQENEKKRYRAEQQRFELKHSRQLEEVRAQSDATIKELEQLQNEKRKMLMEHETLKLKEQEETYGKELREWKAQLKPRKQKIEAVLAAEMEALETRYRDYLPSGLSGFSLPSFNYSDISLPNTLQKSSRLPRSTPNSPSPFTIPRVSLRLTGSDTTSTNGTLVRSRSKPDLMPSRLSHR is encoded by the exons atgtcgtttttatcgaatttaaagAAAGCATTCCACTTCGGTGGCAATgatgcgaaaaagaaaaagttatataataatattaaaatggatTGTAACCCGGAAGAATTCTGGGAAATGGTTGGTGAACTTGGAGATGGGGCATTTGGAAAAGTTTACAAG gcACAACATAAACAAACTCATCAATTGGCTGCTGCAAAAATGTGTGCATTGGAAGGAGAAGATGATCTTAGTGATTTCATGATTGAAATCGATATTTTGTCCGAATGTAAACATCCAAATGTTGTTGAATTACATGAAGCATACTTTATAGAAGGCAAATTGTGG ATGTTGATTGAATACTGTGATGGTGGTGCTGTAGATTCTATTATGGTAGAGTTGGAGAAAGCACTGACAGAACCTCAAATATCATATGTGTGTCAACATATGGTAAAGGGTCTGGCATTCTTACACAAATCCAAAGTTATTCATAGGGATTTAAAAGCAGGGAATGTTTTGTTAACAATGGCAGGAGGTGTCAAACttg cTGATTTTGGGGTATCTGCAAAAAATAAGCATACATTACAGAAACATGATACATTCATTGGTACACCATATTGGATGGCACCAGAAGTTGTATTATGCGAAACATTTAGAGATAATCCTTATGATTTCAAA GTGGACATTTGGTCCCTTGGCATAACTCTTATAGAGTTTGCGCAAATGGAGCCACCAAATCATGAAATGTCTCCAATGCGTGTGTTACTTAAGATACAAAAAAGTGATCCACCAAAGCTTGATCAACCTGGAAAATGGAGTAAAGagtttaatgattttattgcAAAAGCGCTTATAAAGGATCCAACATCACGACCTACAGCCGACGAATTGTTAAAACATCCATTTATAAATCGAAATTTAGATTCTAAACCAATAAGGGATTTATTACTTGAATATAAAGCTGATGTTGTTGAAGAGGAACTTGTTGACGAAGAAGCTGAG gagcAACGTACATCTCAGCTTCCTTTGGAATTGGAACAACTCGGAGATGACTCTGCATCTATGCGCAGTGATGGCGATGTTAaag TTgccgagaaagaaaatcttacACCGTTACCTGTATCCACGAAAAAAGAGGATAGTCACAAACGGGAGATGAATAGAGATGgcgagaaagaagatagaagtaAGAAATTGCGTAAAACTGAATCTAAAGAAAATATGCACGcattaaacgagaaaaaacag gCACCAAAACCTCCAGCTACAGCTGAAAATAACGAGCGTAGGATATCTAGAGATAAAGGTCCTGCGCCTCCACCTCCGTCGGTTCGTcaagataacaaaaatgatgaaaaagagaattgtGCCGATCTGGCAAACAAATCTAGTGCCATGGAATCGTTAGGTCAAAATAAAGTTAAGGATGATAAACAAGAtcgtaatttattatcatcccAATCGGTAGGAGTAGAAATGGAGCAGCAAAAACCAAATAATAAAGATCAGATAAAAATAGGACCCTCAAATAAGAACGATGAGTTAGACAACGTAGATAAAACTAATACAACAGAAACTGTTGACAAAGCGCTATTTGCCTTGAGTAAATCTAAAAGTAtcgaaggaaaacaaaaattaattgacaatgtaaatatattaaccaAAAAATCAAGTATGGATGAAAACCGAAAGTCAGCTCCTATTAAATCAACTTCATCGGATGAATGGGTAAAACCAGTGTATAATAAACAATCGTCCCTAGAAGAGAAGAATag gTTCCAATCAGAAGCTTCGATGGAGGAACAACGTaaacatgaaaaatatttaattgaagaTAATCTAAAAAATTTGGAACAAAAACGAAAGTCCGTAGAAGATAAATTGAATGCGGTCTTAGAAAAACGTATTACCATGGATACGCAAAAGAGGATAAGTACTACGTCGATTGAAACATTAAAGCATACGTCTGACATAACGAGCGTTACGTTGTCAGAAAAAAATAGTATGAAAGCAAGTTCTACGGAGAATATTAAGACGGATTATGGTCTGAATAAAgtcgaaaatattttgacCAGTCATAGCGAAGGTTCTTCTAGAAATGATTCTTTAGAAAACTTTCCCGATGATTTTGAAGGTAAACATCAGAGAACAAAATGGTTAAATAAGGAACATAGATCGAAAGGAGACAATagagatgataataaaaattatgagcGTCAAAGTTCTGCCGTTAATGTATCTGTAATAACTTCGACGCCTATCAGAAGCAGAAGTACATCTCGAAGGAGTAGTGCAGACAACATAGTTGTTATTACTG GTAAACCTCAAAGCGAACAAGAGGTACGTTCCAATAGATCAACCGTACGCATTACAGCCGATTCTCCAGATCCATCTAACAGTCTTGCAAGTAACGTGAGTCAAGTTACCGTTGTTACTACACATCCTCCAGTGTTAGTAGATGCAACAGCTACAACTCCTTTACTACGACGTTCCTCTCCTACATCGGAGGTAGTTATCGTTGCaaatgaaacgaataaaacTCAAGTTAATGAAAATTCAACCGACGAGGACGGTTTCCCTAGTCTGGATAGTTTGGAATATACTCCACAGGAGCaacctattattcttatggaTACTTCCAAACGTGTTGGTAAAAAGTTAGACGAGTCtgaagttattatcgtcagtCCTATTGTTGACGAATTACAAGATACTAGTCATGTCTCTGTTGTTACCGTGGGTGACGATGGAGAACGAGTGAAAGATTCGTCGATAAGTAATAAACATAACGTCGTTAGAACTGGTTCTTCCCACAGCAATTTAAGTTCGATCGAACAAATAAGTTCGAAGAGCGATAGCGGCGATGAAATTAGCAAAACGTCAATGGCAGTTCCAGGAACTACTACTGAAATAATGGATCATAATGACGTCGAAAGAAATTCGAAGAAGATGAATGGTATGATCAAAAGTGAAAGGTCGATTGGTCATCGTATCGAAGACAGAGTCGTAACATCGACGAAACAAAAAGATGATTATGTAAAAAGTTCGAAGGAGAAACGCGTGTCACCGGATAGTTTTGAAGGATCAAGGTCACAGAGTGATTCAGGATCAACGAGATCGCATACACCTAGTAAGAGTATTGATCGTTCCGATGCCGAATCGATTTCTACGACGATAAGTCAAGACAGTCGAGgttcgaataaagaaaatcatttgtcCCACGTACAGTCTACGGAAGGTGAAGAGGAAGTTGTCCTACGTCGAAAATCTGATTATAATCGGGATGTATCGCGAACACCTAGAACGAAAGAAGATATACAAATGATgaatttgaagaagaaaacgagaaaacgaACTAGGAAATTTGAAATCGATGGTGTCGTTGTTACGACAACAACATCGAAAGTAATATATGGTGACGATGAAAATGGTAAAGTCTATGACGATCAAATATTCCGGAAACAAGAATTACGTGAATTAAAGATGTTACAAAAGATGGAACAAAAGCAGTTTCAAGATCTATCCCAAAAATCGCAATTCAACAAAGATCAACAAGAGAAACGATTTGAACAGGAAAGACAATTGTTGGAACGTGGTGCTGAAGGAGATTTAGAAACGCTCGCTAGACAACAAAGGCAACAAATTGAACGCGCAGAAGGTCAACAAGAAGCTGATCTTAGATTGGCATCGAAAAAGATTCGTAgcgaacaagagagagaattgaaaCAATTCCGTGAAGGTTTGAAACAGGAATTGCGATTGCTCAAACAGGAGGTTGATTTAATgcctaaagaaaaaagaaagggagctTTTAAGGTAAGGAAGGAAAAGCTTGAGGCTGAACATGAGGATAgagaaaaacttttcttaGAAAAACTTAACGAAAGTCATGAAATGTCATTGCGAAGATTATCGGATAGTCATCGTGAAAAAATTGCTTTAATGGAGAGACAATTTCTACAACAGAAGCAGCAATTGATGAGAGCTCGAGAAGCAGCTATTTGGGAATTAGAAGAACGACAGATACACGAAAGACAACAATTGTTGAAGAGACAGCTCAAGgatattttcttcttgcaGCGACATCAGATGTTGATTAGACATGAAAAGGAATTAgaacaaatgaaaagaatgaatCAGAGGAAGGAAGACGAATTGATAAAACGTCAAACGGTAGAGCGTAGAAACTTACCTAAAAGGAttcgaaacgaaatgaaagcgCGCGAGATGATGTTTAGGGAATCCATGAGAATTTCAATGTCTTCGGCGATTGCGTCGGATCCTGAagctgaaagagaaaaattgaagaaattccaagagaatgagaaaaagaggtaTAGAGCTGAACAGCAACGATTTGAATTGAAGCATTCACGGCAACTCGAAGAAGTTAGAGCTCAGAGTGATGCTACCATTAAGGAATTGGAACAGctacaaaatgaaaagagaaaaatgctAATGGAGCATGAGACATTGAAGttaaaagaacaagaagaaacgTATGGTAAAGAGCTTCGGGAGTGGAAGGCACAATTGAAACCACGAAAACag AAGATAGAAGCTGTGCTGGCGGCTGAAATGGAGGCATTGGAAACTCGTTACCGAGATTATTTGCCCTCTGGTCTTAGTGGTTTCTCTTTACCTTCCTTTAATTATTCTGATATATCACTTCCTAACACCTTGCAAAAATCTTCTCGTTTACCTCGATCTACTCCAAATTCTCCATCTCCGTTTACTATACCTAGAGTCTCTCTTAGACTTACTGGTTCAGATACTACTTCCACAAATGGCACGCTTGTTCGAAGTCGTTCTAAACCAGATTTAATGCCATCTCGTCTGTCCCATAGATAG
- the LOC124426303 gene encoding STE20-like serine/threonine-protein kinase isoform X5 yields MLLKRNLLTKKLRRPKKQKNTENSISVLPHRPCTCQEQRTSQLPLELEQLGDDSASMRSDGDVKVAEKENLTPLPVSTKKEDSHKREMNRDGEKEDRSKKLRKTESKENMHALNEKKQAPKPPATAENNERRISRDKGPAPPPPSVRQDNKNDEKENCADLANKSSAMESLGQNKVKDDKQDRNLLSSQSVGVEMEQQKPNNKDQIKIGPSNKNDELDNVDKTNTTETVDKALFALSKSKSIEGKQKLIDNVNILTKKSSMDENRKSAPIKSTSSDEWVKPVYNKQSSLEEKNRFQSEASMEEQRKHEKYLIEDNLKNLEQKRKSVEDKLNAVLEKRITMDTQKRISTTSIETLKHTSDITSVTLSEKNSMKASSTENIKTDYGLNKVENILTSHSEGSSRNDSLENFPDDFEGKHQRTKWLNKEHRSKGDNRDDNKNYERQSSAVNVSVITSTPIRSRSTSRRSSADNIVVITGKPQSEQEVRSNRSTVRITADSPDPSNSLASNVSQVTVVTTHPPVLVDATATTPLLRRSSPTSEVVIVANETNKTQVNENSTDEDGFPSLDSLEYTPQEQPIILMDTSKRVGKKLDESEVIIVSPIVDELQDTSHVSVVTVGDDGERVKDSSISNKHNVVRTGSSHSNLSSIEQISSKSDSGDEISKTSMAVPGTTTEIMDHNDVERNSKKMNGMIKSERSIGHRIEDRVVTSTKQKDDYVKSSKEKRVSPDSFEGSRSQSDSGSTRSHTPSKSIDRSDAESISTTISQDSRGSNKENHLSHVQSTEGEEEVVLRRKSDYNRDVSRTPRTKEDIQMMNLKKKTRKRTRKFEIDGVVVTTTTSKVIYGDDENGKVYDDQIFRKQELRELKMLQKMEQKQFQDLSQKSQFNKDQQEKRFEQERQLLERGAEGDLETLARQQRQQIERAEGQQEADLRLASKKIRSEQERELKQFREGLKQELRLLKQEVDLMPKEKRKGAFKVRKEKLEAEHEDREKLFLEKLNESHEMSLRRLSDSHREKIALMERQFLQQKQQLMRAREAAIWELEERQIHERQQLLKRQLKDIFFLQRHQMLIRHEKELEQMKRMNQRKEDELIKRQTVERRNLPKRIRNEMKAREMMFRESMRISMSSAIASDPEAEREKLKKFQENEKKRYRAEQQRFELKHSRQLEEVRAQSDATIKELEQLQNEKRKMLMEHETLKLKEQEETYGKELREWKAQLKPRKQKIEAVLAAEMEALETRYRDYLPSGLSGFSLPSFNYSDISLPNTLQKSSRLPRSTPNSPSPFTIPRVSLRLTGSDTTSTNGTLVRSRSKPDLMPSRLSHR; encoded by the exons ATGTTGTTGAAGAGGAACTTGTTGACGAAGAAGCTGAG AAGAccaaaaaagcaaaaaaacaCAGAGAACAGTATCAGCGTATTG CCCCATCGTCCCTGTACTTGTCAG gagcAACGTACATCTCAGCTTCCTTTGGAATTGGAACAACTCGGAGATGACTCTGCATCTATGCGCAGTGATGGCGATGTTAaag TTgccgagaaagaaaatcttacACCGTTACCTGTATCCACGAAAAAAGAGGATAGTCACAAACGGGAGATGAATAGAGATGgcgagaaagaagatagaagtaAGAAATTGCGTAAAACTGAATCTAAAGAAAATATGCACGcattaaacgagaaaaaacag gCACCAAAACCTCCAGCTACAGCTGAAAATAACGAGCGTAGGATATCTAGAGATAAAGGTCCTGCGCCTCCACCTCCGTCGGTTCGTcaagataacaaaaatgatgaaaaagagaattgtGCCGATCTGGCAAACAAATCTAGTGCCATGGAATCGTTAGGTCAAAATAAAGTTAAGGATGATAAACAAGAtcgtaatttattatcatcccAATCGGTAGGAGTAGAAATGGAGCAGCAAAAACCAAATAATAAAGATCAGATAAAAATAGGACCCTCAAATAAGAACGATGAGTTAGACAACGTAGATAAAACTAATACAACAGAAACTGTTGACAAAGCGCTATTTGCCTTGAGTAAATCTAAAAGTAtcgaaggaaaacaaaaattaattgacaatgtaaatatattaaccaAAAAATCAAGTATGGATGAAAACCGAAAGTCAGCTCCTATTAAATCAACTTCATCGGATGAATGGGTAAAACCAGTGTATAATAAACAATCGTCCCTAGAAGAGAAGAATag gTTCCAATCAGAAGCTTCGATGGAGGAACAACGTaaacatgaaaaatatttaattgaagaTAATCTAAAAAATTTGGAACAAAAACGAAAGTCCGTAGAAGATAAATTGAATGCGGTCTTAGAAAAACGTATTACCATGGATACGCAAAAGAGGATAAGTACTACGTCGATTGAAACATTAAAGCATACGTCTGACATAACGAGCGTTACGTTGTCAGAAAAAAATAGTATGAAAGCAAGTTCTACGGAGAATATTAAGACGGATTATGGTCTGAATAAAgtcgaaaatattttgacCAGTCATAGCGAAGGTTCTTCTAGAAATGATTCTTTAGAAAACTTTCCCGATGATTTTGAAGGTAAACATCAGAGAACAAAATGGTTAAATAAGGAACATAGATCGAAAGGAGACAATagagatgataataaaaattatgagcGTCAAAGTTCTGCCGTTAATGTATCTGTAATAACTTCGACGCCTATCAGAAGCAGAAGTACATCTCGAAGGAGTAGTGCAGACAACATAGTTGTTATTACTG GTAAACCTCAAAGCGAACAAGAGGTACGTTCCAATAGATCAACCGTACGCATTACAGCCGATTCTCCAGATCCATCTAACAGTCTTGCAAGTAACGTGAGTCAAGTTACCGTTGTTACTACACATCCTCCAGTGTTAGTAGATGCAACAGCTACAACTCCTTTACTACGACGTTCCTCTCCTACATCGGAGGTAGTTATCGTTGCaaatgaaacgaataaaacTCAAGTTAATGAAAATTCAACCGACGAGGACGGTTTCCCTAGTCTGGATAGTTTGGAATATACTCCACAGGAGCaacctattattcttatggaTACTTCCAAACGTGTTGGTAAAAAGTTAGACGAGTCtgaagttattatcgtcagtCCTATTGTTGACGAATTACAAGATACTAGTCATGTCTCTGTTGTTACCGTGGGTGACGATGGAGAACGAGTGAAAGATTCGTCGATAAGTAATAAACATAACGTCGTTAGAACTGGTTCTTCCCACAGCAATTTAAGTTCGATCGAACAAATAAGTTCGAAGAGCGATAGCGGCGATGAAATTAGCAAAACGTCAATGGCAGTTCCAGGAACTACTACTGAAATAATGGATCATAATGACGTCGAAAGAAATTCGAAGAAGATGAATGGTATGATCAAAAGTGAAAGGTCGATTGGTCATCGTATCGAAGACAGAGTCGTAACATCGACGAAACAAAAAGATGATTATGTAAAAAGTTCGAAGGAGAAACGCGTGTCACCGGATAGTTTTGAAGGATCAAGGTCACAGAGTGATTCAGGATCAACGAGATCGCATACACCTAGTAAGAGTATTGATCGTTCCGATGCCGAATCGATTTCTACGACGATAAGTCAAGACAGTCGAGgttcgaataaagaaaatcatttgtcCCACGTACAGTCTACGGAAGGTGAAGAGGAAGTTGTCCTACGTCGAAAATCTGATTATAATCGGGATGTATCGCGAACACCTAGAACGAAAGAAGATATACAAATGATgaatttgaagaagaaaacgagaaaacgaACTAGGAAATTTGAAATCGATGGTGTCGTTGTTACGACAACAACATCGAAAGTAATATATGGTGACGATGAAAATGGTAAAGTCTATGACGATCAAATATTCCGGAAACAAGAATTACGTGAATTAAAGATGTTACAAAAGATGGAACAAAAGCAGTTTCAAGATCTATCCCAAAAATCGCAATTCAACAAAGATCAACAAGAGAAACGATTTGAACAGGAAAGACAATTGTTGGAACGTGGTGCTGAAGGAGATTTAGAAACGCTCGCTAGACAACAAAGGCAACAAATTGAACGCGCAGAAGGTCAACAAGAAGCTGATCTTAGATTGGCATCGAAAAAGATTCGTAgcgaacaagagagagaattgaaaCAATTCCGTGAAGGTTTGAAACAGGAATTGCGATTGCTCAAACAGGAGGTTGATTTAATgcctaaagaaaaaagaaagggagctTTTAAGGTAAGGAAGGAAAAGCTTGAGGCTGAACATGAGGATAgagaaaaacttttcttaGAAAAACTTAACGAAAGTCATGAAATGTCATTGCGAAGATTATCGGATAGTCATCGTGAAAAAATTGCTTTAATGGAGAGACAATTTCTACAACAGAAGCAGCAATTGATGAGAGCTCGAGAAGCAGCTATTTGGGAATTAGAAGAACGACAGATACACGAAAGACAACAATTGTTGAAGAGACAGCTCAAGgatattttcttcttgcaGCGACATCAGATGTTGATTAGACATGAAAAGGAATTAgaacaaatgaaaagaatgaatCAGAGGAAGGAAGACGAATTGATAAAACGTCAAACGGTAGAGCGTAGAAACTTACCTAAAAGGAttcgaaacgaaatgaaagcgCGCGAGATGATGTTTAGGGAATCCATGAGAATTTCAATGTCTTCGGCGATTGCGTCGGATCCTGAagctgaaagagaaaaattgaagaaattccaagagaatgagaaaaagaggtaTAGAGCTGAACAGCAACGATTTGAATTGAAGCATTCACGGCAACTCGAAGAAGTTAGAGCTCAGAGTGATGCTACCATTAAGGAATTGGAACAGctacaaaatgaaaagagaaaaatgctAATGGAGCATGAGACATTGAAGttaaaagaacaagaagaaacgTATGGTAAAGAGCTTCGGGAGTGGAAGGCACAATTGAAACCACGAAAACag AAGATAGAAGCTGTGCTGGCGGCTGAAATGGAGGCATTGGAAACTCGTTACCGAGATTATTTGCCCTCTGGTCTTAGTGGTTTCTCTTTACCTTCCTTTAATTATTCTGATATATCACTTCCTAACACCTTGCAAAAATCTTCTCGTTTACCTCGATCTACTCCAAATTCTCCATCTCCGTTTACTATACCTAGAGTCTCTCTTAGACTTACTGGTTCAGATACTACTTCCACAAATGGCACGCTTGTTCGAAGTCGTTCTAAACCAGATTTAATGCCATCTCGTCTGTCCCATAGATAG